The following is a genomic window from Plasmodium yoelii strain 17X genome assembly, chromosome: 12.
tttaaaaaggaAATTAATGAATTATGTCAAACATCATTTGGTCATGTCATTTTAGAAAATGTTGCATGGTCATATGAAAATTGTGCTAACCAATTTTTAGGTGATAAATATAGCTTATTTGGTATTAgtggaaaatattataaaatgcaacaaaaaaaaagagttATTGGAACAGGATTAAAATTTGTTAGAACTTTAATTAAGACTAGTTCATTAGCTAgccaaattaaaaaagaagaCGATGAAAATATTTCTATTGAAAAATCAATCAAAGCAAATAAAAAACTTGAAGATTCATTACCAACAGTTGTAGAAACTATGTtaaatatttgtttgatTGATATTGATCAAACTATAAAAGGAGTTTGTAAAAAAGTCTTTACAGATATGTCTGTCGATGAAAATGTAAGAAAAGCCAGAGCCGAATCGCTTATTGTATTAgctaaaattatgaaaaaagtTATACAAGAGTATACAAAAAACAATGAGATAACTGACACTAAGAAACTATTTGAAGATGCCTGTATGAGGTGAGTGAATAGAAAATAAGATAATTTTGTTACGCTTACACGAGCGTggatatgtacatatatttatatatattattatgtgggcgatttattattgtatttttttacacattTTTAGGGCATGCCAAAAACCGGATGACGAATACATTTAGACCTCTTACTATGtgtaacattttattattatatatgtatatatttttttagtattaaaaaaaattataatctaattgttttaaaaattataggaaattgcaaaaatataataacatttttttaataagctcgatatattttttttttatttttttttaaagtgtTTGATTGAATACCCCAATTTtccaatattatatatgtgcatgcatacttatttatatgtacatatacgAATGGACATTGAAATATCATATCtcatatatgtaaatatatatatgagtatgtatatttttttgctatactttaattttaattgaatatattgaaaatttagaaaacatatgtttttcaatttaattttgcataattatttatgtattataaaacTGTATTTTAGATTTATTCCCATTCAAATAAGTTAATTAAAGAAACTTATTCTTAAAAAGATAAAGTAAATATCATATAATAAGTatagtataatataatatatgcacaATATATATGAGCATGTTGCCTTTTCAATTTAAAGATGAGCTACGGATCCATCTGATACTTTCAATGCATAGACGTTAATGTAGCAAAGCATGTTGCAATTATTTTGATCATGTGGCCAACATATTTGAATATGtcctaaaaataaataaataaaaaatatgctcTATAAAAATACAgcaattttaatttatatagtaTTATATTTAGATAAATCGGAACTGTCATCTTTTCCCCAATAAGTGGAATATTGAATAGAAGTCTCTGCATTCGAATTCTTTAAAATGTAGCAACTTACTGAAAAGTACGTTATAAggcaaataatatatataaatgaattatgaataaaaaaattgttcatatatatttattttaaagtGATAGTTGTGCaaataatactaatataagTTAGTAGTAGTTTTTACTTGTAAGTATTATCTAATGTTTAAAATGCATACTTCTACTTTttgaaattatattaatatgttaCTAATGTATTTGAGAGGAAGCATTTTCGagtataaatatttcatgCATTCTTCACAAATTATGTTGGACCATTTATTAATCTATATTTGGAATGAAAAAAGTGAAACGATCAAAACTTGTTAGAGAAATGGCATTAAGGTGATACACACATTACTATAATAAGAACACACACATTACTATAATAATACCACACATATTACTATAATAAGAATGTTTATAAATAGTATGGCCTTAAATTTGATTACGTGTGCAATTTACAACCGTGTAGGATATgcacatatttatttgtttttatttttatttttgtttttatttttgtttttatttttgttttaatttcttattttgtatatcttACTTCACCATTTGAGTACATTTTGTTCTTTAAAACGTCTTATTTTGAACAATTTAAAAGTGACATATATGGAAAATGTataatgttattttattgttatttatgctttttattatttatgctttttattatttatgccttttattatttatgctgttttattatttacacttt
Proteins encoded in this region:
- a CDS encoding dynein light chain Tctex-type, putative; translation: MENDTILETHNYVNEIYSIIDDVLKNKMYSNGEINKWSNIICEECMKYLYSKMLPLKYIISCYILKNSNAETSIQYSTYWGKDDRHIQICWPHDQNNCNMLCYINVYALKVSDGSVAHL